One Gelria sp. Kuro-4 DNA segment encodes these proteins:
- a CDS encoding asparaginase, whose product MQPEVVAVAYRGRWEESRHYGSIAVVDGEGNLLYSRGDPERLTFLRSAAKPFQALPVVTTGAYDAFGFTLDELAVMCASHSGEDMHVARVLSVLHKIGLDEASLQCGVHTPFHKPTARRLRRAGEPIGPARNACSGKHAAMLALCRHRGWDTAGYLELGHPVQQLMLRTVAELTGYPAEAIRTGRDTCGVPVFAVPLRNMAWGYARLAGAGGPAGEQRRGIALIQEAMARYPELIAGTERYTTALLKTANGALVAKDGAEASFGVGSIPAGIGVAVKIEDGSDRALAPVVTEVLAELSLLDEGALQALSPFRSYAIKTWGGLTAGRLEAVPFFK is encoded by the coding sequence GTGCAGCCGGAAGTTGTGGCCGTGGCCTACCGCGGCCGGTGGGAGGAAAGCCGCCACTACGGGTCGATCGCGGTGGTGGACGGGGAGGGAAATCTGCTTTACAGCCGGGGTGATCCGGAGCGCCTGACCTTTTTGCGCTCGGCGGCCAAGCCCTTCCAGGCGCTGCCGGTTGTAACCACGGGCGCCTATGACGCCTTTGGTTTCACCTTGGACGAACTGGCGGTAATGTGCGCCTCGCACAGTGGGGAAGATATGCACGTGGCACGGGTGCTTTCGGTCCTTCATAAGATCGGCCTGGATGAGGCGAGCCTGCAGTGTGGGGTCCATACCCCTTTCCACAAACCTACCGCCCGCCGCCTGCGCCGGGCGGGCGAGCCGATCGGCCCGGCCCGCAATGCCTGCTCGGGGAAGCACGCCGCCATGCTTGCCCTCTGCCGTCACCGGGGCTGGGACACGGCCGGCTACCTGGAGCTGGGCCACCCGGTACAGCAGCTGATGCTGCGGACGGTGGCGGAGCTCACCGGTTACCCGGCGGAAGCGATCAGGACGGGGCGCGACACCTGCGGAGTGCCGGTGTTCGCCGTGCCGCTTCGGAACATGGCCTGGGGCTACGCCCGGCTGGCGGGCGCCGGCGGGCCTGCAGGGGAGCAGCGCCGGGGGATCGCGCTCATCCAAGAGGCCATGGCCCGCTACCCGGAGCTCATTGCCGGAACGGAGCGCTACACTACCGCGCTTCTCAAAACTGCCAACGGTGCCCTGGTGGCCAAGGACGGGGCAGAAGCCTCTTTCGGCGTGGGCAGCATCCCTGCGGGCATCGGTGTGGCCGTGAAGATCGAGGATGGGTCCGACCGGGCGCTGGCACCGGTGGTGACCGAGGTGCTCGCCGAACTGTCCCTGCTGGACGAAGGCGCCTTGCAGGCGCTGAGCCCCTTTCGCAGCTATGCGATCAAGACCTGGGGCGGGTTAACCGCCGGCCGGTTGGAGGCGGTACCTTTCTTTAAGTAA
- a CDS encoding aminopeptidase yields MGEDMLQVARQVLQDNLGLQAGEQLLVIEDETTLKIGEALFAAGAQLGARALLLRIQPLGRSGAEPPEAVARAMGAADVVIAATAHSLTHTQAKKAACAAGVRVATMPGITEEMFFAGPITADYNRVAALTRRIADLLSSAEEATLEKDGQRLRLSLRGRKGIASTGVYRERGASGNLPSGEAYIAPVEGSAEGVVIVDGSFAGLGRPAAPLKLTFTRGVLTAVEGPDGGRLLNLLGDDPQARNLAELGIGTNDKARITGVILEDEKAYGTVHVALGSNDTFGGRVAAGIHVDGVIKAPDLYIDGRKVLSGGRILLD; encoded by the coding sequence GTGGGTGAAGACATGCTGCAGGTGGCGCGGCAGGTGTTACAGGATAACCTGGGGCTTCAGGCCGGGGAGCAACTGCTGGTCATCGAAGACGAGACCACGCTGAAGATAGGGGAAGCGCTTTTTGCGGCCGGGGCGCAGCTGGGAGCCCGGGCGCTGCTTCTTCGGATCCAGCCTTTGGGCCGCAGCGGAGCAGAACCGCCGGAAGCGGTGGCCCGGGCCATGGGGGCAGCCGACGTGGTAATAGCGGCCACGGCACACTCACTAACGCACACCCAGGCAAAAAAGGCGGCCTGTGCCGCCGGGGTAAGGGTTGCTACCATGCCCGGGATTACCGAGGAGATGTTTTTCGCCGGCCCAATAACGGCGGATTATAACCGCGTTGCCGCCCTAACTCGTAGAATCGCCGATCTCCTCAGTTCGGCCGAGGAGGCTACGCTTGAGAAAGATGGCCAACGCTTGCGCCTGTCCCTTCGAGGCCGTAAGGGCATAGCCAGTACCGGCGTGTATCGGGAGAGGGGGGCATCCGGCAACCTGCCCTCCGGTGAGGCGTACATCGCACCCGTGGAGGGCAGCGCTGAAGGGGTGGTCATTGTGGACGGCTCATTTGCCGGCCTGGGCAGGCCGGCCGCTCCACTCAAACTCACCTTTACGCGTGGCGTGCTGACGGCAGTGGAAGGGCCGGACGGCGGACGGCTGCTGAACCTTTTAGGGGACGACCCGCAGGCGCGGAACCTGGCGGAACTAGGCATTGGAACCAACGACAAGGCGCGCATCACCGGAGTTATACTGGAGGACGAGAAGGCGTACGGTACCGTTCATGTCGCTTTAGGAAGCAACGATACCTTTGGTGGCCGGGTGGCGGCCGGTATCCACGTGGATGGCGTGATCAAGGCGCCGGACCTGTATATAGATGGGCGCAAAGTTCTAAGCGGAGGTAGAATACTGCTCGATTAA
- a CDS encoding AroM family protein gives MKKVLGTVTIGQAPREDLVPELAAILGRDTEIKEAGALDGLTKEEIARLAPEPGDYVLVTRLQDGSAVKVAEKHIYPRLQAKTAELFRQGIPVVALLCTGEFPRFAGAGLLVRPQPVLYNVTAALAADLRLGVLIPAPDQIAQAATRWRAVGRAQIVRAASPYGDPRELEEAAGDLAAAGVELTVMDCMGYTLAMQEKVRRLTGAPVVLARGIVARVLREILG, from the coding sequence GTGAAAAAAGTTCTTGGCACGGTGACCATCGGCCAGGCGCCGCGCGAGGACCTGGTGCCGGAGCTGGCGGCAATTCTGGGCCGGGACACAGAAATTAAGGAAGCCGGCGCCCTGGACGGCTTGACCAAAGAAGAGATCGCCCGCCTTGCCCCGGAGCCGGGAGACTATGTGCTCGTGACGCGTCTGCAGGACGGCTCCGCGGTAAAGGTGGCGGAGAAGCACATTTATCCCCGCCTTCAGGCCAAAACCGCAGAGCTCTTTCGCCAGGGGATTCCCGTGGTGGCACTGCTCTGTACCGGCGAATTCCCACGTTTTGCTGGGGCAGGGCTTTTGGTGCGGCCGCAGCCTGTGCTCTATAACGTGACCGCCGCCCTGGCTGCCGACCTGAGGCTGGGTGTGCTGATCCCTGCGCCGGACCAGATTGCTCAAGCTGCAACTCGTTGGCGGGCTGTGGGACGCGCGCAGATAGTGCGGGCCGCTTCACCCTATGGTGACCCGCGAGAACTGGAAGAAGCGGCCGGAGATCTGGCCGCAGCCGGGGTGGAGCTTACCGTAATGGACTGCATGGGCTACACACTGGCTATGCAGGAAAAGGTTCGCCGGCTGACCGGGGCGCCCGTTGTTTTGGCCCGCGGCATCGTGGCCAGGGTGCTGCGGGAAATCTTGGGCTGA
- a CDS encoding DUF1177 domain-containing protein, with product MTFKATLEAYDLLDDARVDGERVRKALLAAGLEQVKVTRVDGPQGFTDFVQVVIPGTQGRQAGGPSPTLGVVGRLGGIGARPERIGLVSDGDGAVAALALALKLARMQQKGDVLPGDVMISTHICPHAPTQPHEPVPFMGSPVDMAAMNRYEVTPEMEAVLSIDTTKGNRIINQRGFAITPTVKEGYILRVSEDLLDIMQMVSGRLPAVLAITTQDITPYGNGVFHLNSLVQPATATAAPVVGVAITAQVAVPGCGTGASHVVDIEETVRFALEAAKAFGAGKCRFYDEGEYQRLLDLYGSLAHLQTLGRHGGASVRHESPNNADRERGQAADCQSHRQPPRGAAGTA from the coding sequence ATGACGTTTAAGGCTACCTTAGAAGCGTACGACCTGCTGGATGATGCGCGGGTGGATGGCGAACGCGTTAGAAAGGCCTTGCTGGCGGCCGGTTTGGAACAGGTAAAGGTCACCCGGGTGGACGGGCCACAGGGTTTCACGGATTTTGTGCAAGTCGTGATACCGGGAACGCAGGGCAGGCAGGCGGGCGGGCCCAGCCCTACGCTCGGCGTAGTTGGACGCCTTGGCGGCATCGGCGCGCGTCCGGAGAGGATTGGCCTGGTCTCGGACGGCGACGGGGCTGTAGCCGCCCTGGCTCTGGCTTTGAAACTGGCCCGGATGCAACAAAAGGGCGATGTGCTTCCGGGGGACGTCATGATAAGCACGCACATTTGTCCCCATGCCCCCACCCAACCCCACGAACCGGTCCCGTTTATGGGTTCTCCGGTCGACATGGCGGCGATGAACCGCTATGAGGTTACGCCGGAGATGGAGGCGGTGCTGTCCATCGATACCACGAAGGGCAACCGCATCATCAACCAGCGCGGTTTTGCCATCACGCCCACCGTAAAAGAAGGCTACATCCTGCGGGTTTCTGAAGACCTGCTCGATATAATGCAGATGGTGTCGGGACGGCTGCCGGCTGTTCTGGCCATAACCACGCAGGACATCACGCCTTATGGAAACGGGGTTTTTCACCTGAACAGCTTGGTTCAGCCCGCCACGGCTACGGCGGCGCCGGTGGTGGGAGTAGCAATCACTGCGCAGGTGGCTGTGCCCGGTTGTGGCACCGGCGCCAGCCACGTGGTGGACATCGAAGAGACCGTCCGCTTCGCACTGGAAGCGGCAAAGGCCTTCGGAGCCGGGAAGTGCCGTTTCTACGACGAGGGGGAGTATCAGCGGCTCCTTGACCTTTACGGGTCCTTAGCCCACCTCCAGACCCTGGGGCGCCACGGCGGCGCGAGTGTTCGGCATGAAAGCCCAAATAACGCTGACCGTGAGCGAGGGCAAGCGGCTGATTGCCAAAGCCATCGCCAACCTCCCCGAGGTGCAGCAGGCACTGCGTGA
- a CDS encoding DUF917 family protein has product MKTLVTKELVDAASLGGAVLGGGGGGSRETGRRLGYLAAELGRTWLVDATDLSDDTWVLMVSAVGAPAAKGRHAEPMYYVRAAQLIEQATGISTGGIITNEAGGLATVNGWLQAALMGLPVVDAPGNGRAHPASIMGAMGLERNKGYESVQAAIGGDREAGTYVELVVKGDLSRCSNMVRQAAVQAGGLVAVARNPVTIGYAKKNAAVGAVRQAIALGQAMLQAAARGPQDVLEAAAGTLGGTIFAAGRVTRVDLTTTGGFDVGKVTIEADDTVTLDFWNEYMTLEKGGVRHGTFPDLITTMDARTGYPLTSAEIAAGQEVAVLHVPRERLLLGASMQNQALFAAVEQAIGKEIVKYLA; this is encoded by the coding sequence ATGAAAACCCTGGTTACCAAAGAACTTGTCGATGCTGCCAGCTTGGGTGGCGCCGTCCTCGGTGGGGGCGGCGGCGGGTCGCGCGAAACCGGCCGCCGCCTGGGCTACCTGGCGGCCGAACTTGGGCGCACCTGGTTGGTAGACGCCACCGACCTGAGTGATGATACCTGGGTGCTGATGGTTTCGGCGGTGGGGGCGCCGGCGGCCAAGGGACGGCATGCTGAACCCATGTACTATGTGCGCGCAGCTCAGCTGATTGAACAAGCCACAGGCATCAGCACCGGAGGAATCATAACCAACGAAGCCGGCGGCCTGGCCACCGTAAACGGGTGGCTGCAGGCCGCCCTAATGGGATTGCCTGTGGTCGACGCCCCGGGAAACGGCCGCGCTCACCCGGCCAGCATCATGGGGGCCATGGGTCTGGAACGCAACAAGGGTTACGAATCAGTACAGGCGGCCATCGGCGGGGACCGGGAGGCCGGTACCTACGTGGAACTTGTCGTCAAAGGCGATTTGAGCCGTTGCTCCAATATGGTGCGGCAGGCGGCCGTGCAGGCCGGTGGCCTGGTCGCGGTGGCGCGCAATCCGGTTACCATCGGCTATGCCAAGAAAAACGCGGCGGTGGGTGCGGTACGCCAGGCCATAGCCTTGGGCCAGGCCATGCTGCAGGCTGCAGCGCGGGGTCCCCAGGACGTCCTCGAAGCTGCAGCCGGTACCCTGGGCGGTACCATCTTTGCTGCAGGTCGGGTTACCAGGGTAGACCTCACCACAACAGGTGGCTTTGACGTTGGTAAGGTGACGATAGAGGCTGATGACACCGTTACCCTAGACTTCTGGAACGAGTACATGACGCTGGAAAAGGGTGGAGTGAGGCACGGCACCTTTCCAGATTTGATCACAACGATGGACGCTAGGACCGGGTATCCCTTAACCTCAGCTGAGATCGCCGCTGGGCAGGAGGTTGCAGTGCTCCATGTACCGCGGGAAAGGTTGCTCCTCGGTGCCAGCATGCAAAACCAGGCGCTCTTTGCAGCGGTGGAACAAGCCATTGGAAAAGAAATAGTAAAGTATTTGGCTTGA
- a CDS encoding aspartate/glutamate racemase family protein, whose translation MHKVGLIRVLTTDEQPLLQLHGRLIEEAFPHLQVRSRCIPDQPQGIYDAATEAVAVPKIVHLAKEMAAAGAEALIVSCAADPGVPEVRRELSLPVIGAGSAAAALALALGRRVGTLGITAEAPEPMKRVLGTHLVAQSRPAAVRTTLDLLTESGTTGIFAAARELKERGCDVICLACTGLSTLQIADELGRATGLPVVDPVIAAGVVADYLLRRGTQNNIKLGRT comes from the coding sequence ATGCACAAAGTCGGACTGATTCGCGTCCTTACGACTGACGAGCAACCCCTCCTGCAGCTTCACGGGCGGCTCATAGAGGAAGCCTTTCCGCATCTCCAGGTAAGAAGCCGGTGCATTCCCGACCAACCGCAGGGCATTTACGATGCGGCGACGGAGGCCGTGGCTGTACCGAAGATCGTCCACCTGGCCAAGGAGATGGCGGCGGCCGGCGCCGAGGCCCTGATCGTCAGCTGCGCCGCCGACCCCGGCGTGCCAGAAGTGCGACGCGAGCTTTCCCTCCCTGTGATCGGGGCCGGATCGGCGGCGGCCGCTTTGGCCCTGGCGCTAGGTCGACGTGTAGGCACATTGGGGATAACCGCTGAGGCGCCGGAGCCCATGAAGCGCGTTCTGGGCACACACCTTGTCGCACAGAGTAGACCTGCAGCAGTAAGGACCACCCTCGACCTCTTGACCGAGAGCGGGACAACAGGCATTTTTGCCGCTGCCCGGGAACTGAAGGAGCGCGGCTGCGACGTCATTTGCCTGGCCTGTACCGGTTTGTCTACCCTCCAAATTGCGGACGAACTCGGCCGTGCCACGGGCCTTCCAGTGGTGGATCCGGTAATTGCCGCCGGTGTCGTAGCCGACTATCTACTTCGCCGCGGCACACAAAATAATATAAAGCTGGGGAGGACGTAA
- a CDS encoding OPT/YSL family transporter, translated as MKEGNRHVRALEPATLVISLLMAAFAAVICMQIISRIGITPNTSIVGAILAMILARIPFGDLTRFRSLERQNLVQTMASAGGFAAANCGLLAVGIVFLLGQPNLVIPMLIGSAFSTLIGIWFACSLYDSDVYPAAAAWPPGVATAEALIAGDEGGHRAMRLVQGILLGVVGTHFKLPMAGIGIVFIANIFAMASLGVGLVIRGYSPLLLGIDLGKTYIPHGVMIGAGFISLLQALAIINRGSKRKPETPRQEVSKEKEVQWEPTVTGERVKQVLGHGTLLYLGGAVVMALVAGIVSQMTAVQLLIWVVWAGLSAVIAAVLVGLSAMHSGWFPGFAISVIFLTIGMFLKIPALPLALLTGYVASAGPCFADLGYDLKTGWLLRGRGKDVEYELDGRRQQLIAELVGGLVAMVVVFLFMNMHFKLDMLPPVSRVFAATVKAGANPDILRQLIIWAIPGAILQGIGGSGKAMGILFATGLLIQNPIYGIGVLAAVVVRLVFGTKFMEVRDAGLIAGDGIYGFVSAVVRTMF; from the coding sequence ATGAAGGAAGGGAACCGGCACGTACGGGCCTTGGAACCTGCAACCTTAGTGATCAGCCTGCTCATGGCCGCCTTTGCCGCTGTCATCTGTATGCAGATTATCTCGCGCATTGGTATCACTCCTAACACGTCAATAGTCGGCGCCATCCTGGCCATGATCCTGGCGCGGATTCCCTTTGGGGACTTGACGCGCTTCCGTTCCCTCGAACGGCAAAACCTCGTCCAAACCATGGCCTCGGCAGGCGGCTTCGCCGCGGCAAACTGCGGCCTGCTTGCGGTTGGCATTGTCTTCTTGCTCGGCCAACCCAACCTGGTGATTCCCATGCTGATCGGTTCGGCCTTCTCAACCCTCATCGGCATCTGGTTTGCCTGCAGCCTTTATGACTCAGACGTGTACCCGGCGGCTGCCGCCTGGCCCCCGGGCGTGGCCACGGCGGAAGCCTTGATCGCCGGCGACGAGGGCGGACACCGCGCTATGCGGCTGGTCCAGGGGATACTGTTGGGGGTTGTCGGCACGCACTTTAAGCTGCCGATGGCGGGAATTGGCATTGTGTTTATCGCGAACATATTTGCCATGGCATCCCTGGGTGTCGGCCTAGTGATCCGGGGCTATTCACCGCTCCTTTTAGGCATCGATTTAGGGAAAACCTATATTCCTCACGGCGTGATGATTGGAGCGGGCTTTATTTCCTTGCTGCAGGCCCTGGCCATCATCAACCGCGGTTCAAAACGCAAACCAGAAACGCCGCGGCAGGAGGTCTCTAAAGAGAAAGAGGTGCAATGGGAACCCACGGTAACGGGCGAGCGAGTGAAGCAGGTGCTGGGCCATGGAACACTGCTCTACCTGGGCGGTGCCGTTGTCATGGCTCTGGTTGCGGGAATCGTCAGCCAGATGACGGCCGTCCAGCTGCTCATCTGGGTGGTATGGGCGGGCCTCTCCGCAGTCATCGCGGCTGTACTGGTGGGGCTGAGCGCCATGCACTCCGGCTGGTTCCCGGGGTTCGCCATCTCGGTCATCTTCCTTACCATCGGTATGTTTCTTAAGATACCGGCGCTGCCGCTGGCTTTGCTGACCGGCTACGTGGCTTCTGCGGGTCCCTGCTTCGCCGACCTGGGATATGACCTGAAAACGGGCTGGCTACTGCGCGGGCGGGGCAAGGATGTGGAGTATGAACTGGACGGGCGCCGGCAACAGCTTATTGCCGAATTGGTCGGCGGCCTGGTGGCCATGGTAGTGGTCTTCCTCTTCATGAACATGCACTTCAAGCTGGATATGCTGCCGCCCGTAAGCCGCGTCTTTGCCGCCACCGTCAAAGCCGGAGCCAACCCGGACATCCTGCGCCAGCTAATCATCTGGGCAATTCCCGGTGCCATCCTGCAGGGTATTGGTGGCTCAGGAAAGGCCATGGGCATCCTCTTCGCGACCGGCCTCTTGATTCAAAACCCGATCTACGGTATAGGTGTCCTGGCGGCGGTGGTTGTACGCCTTGTCTTCGGAACCAAGTTCATGGAGGTGCGCGACGCAGGCCTGATTGCCGGCGATGGGATTTACGGCTTTGTGAGTGCGGTGGTCAGGACCATGTTCTAA
- a CDS encoding IclR family transcriptional regulator, with protein MDKSLELLFCFEEQPDWSQTELSQRLGLHKTIVHRILRTFCRHGVLVRSPANKRYRLGLRVWELGNLVNQHQEFLEHARQVMARLAEDSGESVFLNSVVGFEGLVVLVQEGPQAVKVTYSAGRRVPLYAGASGKVLLSTFSAEQLQDFFTSVQLKPFTPATITDAETLRQDLERIRTQGYAYSIGELDEGVAALAVKLDTAAYPGTVGLSIGGPAFRFAGRVSELLRLLQAAAHALDHVK; from the coding sequence TTGGACAAGAGCCTGGAACTTCTCTTTTGTTTTGAGGAGCAACCGGACTGGAGTCAAACGGAACTGTCTCAGCGGCTGGGCCTGCACAAAACCATCGTGCACCGGATATTACGAACGTTTTGCCGGCACGGGGTCTTAGTGCGCAGTCCCGCGAATAAACGTTACCGCCTCGGTCTGCGCGTTTGGGAGTTGGGCAATCTGGTAAACCAGCACCAGGAGTTTTTGGAGCATGCCAGACAGGTCATGGCACGCCTGGCAGAGGATTCAGGAGAATCAGTGTTTCTCAACAGCGTAGTAGGTTTTGAAGGGCTGGTGGTCCTGGTACAAGAAGGACCGCAGGCCGTCAAAGTTACCTACAGCGCCGGCCGGCGGGTGCCCCTTTACGCGGGCGCATCGGGCAAGGTGCTGCTGTCAACTTTTTCTGCAGAGCAGCTACAGGACTTTTTTACCAGCGTACAGCTTAAACCTTTCACCCCTGCCACTATTACCGACGCGGAGACCCTGCGGCAGGACCTGGAACGCATCCGGACTCAAGGTTACGCGTACAGCATCGGGGAATTAGATGAGGGGGTTGCCGCCCTGGCCGTGAAACTGGACACGGCTGCGTATCCAGGGACAGTTGGTTTAAGTATTGGTGGTCCCGCTTTTCGCTTTGCAGGAAGAGTGTCGGAGTTGCTGCGGCTGTTGCAGGCGGCGGCGCATGCATTGGACCATGTGAAGTAA